A single region of the Sus scrofa isolate TJ Tabasco breed Duroc chromosome 17, Sscrofa11.1, whole genome shotgun sequence genome encodes:
- the LBP gene encoding lipopolysaccharide-binding protein precursor (The RefSeq protein has 5 substitutions compared to this genomic sequence) — MGASAGALPSLLLGILLTSILGSLGANPGLVARITNKGLEYVAREGVATLQSKLHEVTLPDFNGDFKIKYMGRGHYEFHSLDIHSCELLGSTLTPLPGQGLYLAISDSSIRVKGKWKVRKGILKLDGSFDVKVKGITISVNLLLGSGSSGRPTVAVSSCSSHIDDVETHMSGDLSWLLNLFHNQIESRFRRTLESKICEEIQDLVASDLQPYLQTVPVTTEIDNLAGIDYSLVEAPRATAQMLDVMIKGEIFSLDHRSPVGFLAPVMRLPEEHSRMVYFAVSDYVFKTASLVYNEAGFLNFSITDDLVPPTSNIRLTTNSFRTFVPRLARLYPNMNLELWGAMVSXPXLNFGSGNLSSTPQIEVEGFVLLPNSVREPVFRLGMATNVSAALTFNTSKITGFLKPGKIQVELKESKVGIFNVELLEALLNYYLLNNLYPKVNDKLAEGFPLPLLNYIQLHDPVLQIHKDFLLLGTNIRYLRV, encoded by the exons ATGGGGGCCTCGGCTGGGGCCCTGCCCTCCCTACTGCTGGGAATTCTGCTCACGTCCATCCTGGGGAGCCTGGGGGCCAACCCCGGCCTGGTTGCCAGGATCACCAACAAGGGCTTGGAGTACG TGGCCAGAGAGGGGGTGGCGACTCTGCAGAGTAAACTGCACGAAGTCACACTCCCCGACTTCAATGGGGACTTCAAGATCAAATACATGGGCCGAGGGCACTATGAGTTCCACAG CCTGGACATCCACAGCTGTGAGCTGCTCGGCTCCACTCTGACGCCTCTCCCCGGCCAGGGCCTGTATTTGGCCATCTCCGACTCCTCCATCAGGGTCAAGGGCAAGTGGAAAGTGCGCAAGGGGATACT GAAACTAGACGGCTCCTTTGACGTGAAGGTTAAAGGCATCACCATTTCAGTCAATCTTCTCCTGGGAAGTGAGTCCTCCGGGAGGCCAACGGTCGCCGTctccagctgcagcagccacaTCGACGACGTGGAGACACACATGTCGGGAGATCTGAG CTGGCTGCTGAATCTCTTCCACAACCAGATCGAGTCCAGGTTCCGAAGAACATTGGAGAGCAAG ATTTGTGAAGAGATCCAGGATTTGGTGGCCTCTGACCTACAGCCTTATCTCCAAACTGTGCCAG TCACGACAGAGATTGACAACCTTGCTGGCATTGATTACAGTTTAGTGGAGGCCCCTCGGGCAACAGCCCAAATGCTGGATGTGATGATTAAG GGTGAAATTTTTAGCCTTGATCACCGCTCCCCAGTTGGCTTCCTTGCTCCTGTCATGAGACTTCCTGAGGAACACAGCCGAATGGTCTACTTTGCCGTCTCTGATTATGTCTTCAAAACTGCCAGTCTGGTTTATAACGAAGCAGGGTTCTTGAACTTTTCCATCACAGATGACTTG GTTCCACCTACTTCTAACATCCGACTGACCACCAACTCCTTCCGCACCTTCGTCCCCCGG TTAGCCAGACTGTACCCCAACATGAACTTGGAGCTCCGGGGAGCAATGGTCTCAGCCCCGTTCCTGAACTTCGGCTCCGGGAATCTATCCTCAACCCCCCAGATAGAGGTCGAGGGCTTTGTGCTCTTGCCCAACTCCGTCAGGGAGCCTGTCTTCCGGCTTGGTATG GCCACTAATGTGTCCGCCGCGCTGACCTTCAATACCAGCAAGATCACTGGATTCCTAAAGCCGGGAAA GATACAAATGGAACTGAAAGAATCTAAAGTTGGAATATTCAAT GTGGAGCTGTTGGAGGCGCTGCTCAATTACTACCTTCTCAACAACCTCTACCCCAAGGTCAATG ATAAGTTGGCAGAAggcttccccctccctctgctaAATTATATTCAGCTCCATGACCCTGTTCTCCAGATCCACAAG GACTTCCTGCTTTTGGGCACCAACATCCGGTACCTGAGAGTCTGA